Below is a genomic region from Fischerella sp. PCC 9605.
CTTCGGTGCAGGGTGCGACTGGCGTAGACGCCCGTCAGGGCGGTGAGCAGCGCGCTCCAAAGGGGGTTTCCCCCATGTAGACGCGCGCAGCGCGGCTTCTCGCAGAGTAGGGCTTCTCGTAGAGTACCCGGAGGGTTAGTGGTCAATTACTATCTACTATCTACTAACTACTATCAAACTAGAATCAATATCTTCCAATTTGGCACAACCGCTTAATGCCATTGCTAAATCAAGTTCATCGCGTAAAATTTCGATGACATGAGCCACACCTGCTTCTCCACCCACAGCTAATCCCCACAACACGGGACGCCCTACAAGTACGGCTTTAGCCCCCAGTGCCAAAGCTTTGAGAATATTAGTACCTCTACGAATACCACCGTCTACAATTACTTCAGCACGTCCATCAACTGCTGCTACGACTTCAGCTAAAGCATCAACAGAAGCGATCGCCCCATCTAATTGACGACCACCATGATTAGAAACAATAATTGCTTTTGCACCACATGCAACGGCACGTGCAGCATCATCACCCCGTAAAATTCCTTTAATTGCCAATGGTAAGGGGCATATCGATTGCAACCATTCTAAATCGCCCCAAGTTACTGCCGGATCGAGCTGCTGGGCAAAATAAGTAAATAACCCAGATTCTCCTTGTTGGTGAGGAATGTTTAGCCCTGAGAGGGTGGCGAGGTTAGCGAGTTGTAAACCCGGTGGCAGAGCAAACTGGTTGCGCGTATCGCGTTCCCGCCGACCGAGAACAGGTGCATCAACAGTTACACACAACGCTTGATAACCTGAAGCATAAGCACGTTCTACTAAAGCACGGGTAAGACCGCGATCGCGATGTATATATAATTGAAACCACACAGGTGCAGTTGAGGTTAACGAATGATAGGCGCGTGCCACCTCTTCCAGACTCTGAGTAGACATCGTACTCAATACCATACCCGCACCAGCAGCAGATGCTGCTTTTGCCGTCGCTAGTTCTCCCTCTGGATGGGCAAGACATTGAAATGCCATCGGTGCAATTAACAGGGGCATTTGGAGGGGATGACCTAAAATCTTGGTTGTGAGGTGGCGATCGCTCACATCGACTAACACGCGGGGACGAAGTTTGATTCTACCGAAAGCAGCGTGATTGTCCCGCAACGTGATTTCATCCCAAGCACCACTAGCGTAATAATCCCAAGCCATCTGAGACAGGCACTTCTTCGCTTGCTTTTCGTACTCAAATAAATTTAGCGGTTTGGTGAGATGATTTTCTAATGATGTAAGTTCTTCCATCACTGCCCCGATCTCAAAAAATTTGTAAATATTGTTTTTTTTGAGTACTCAAGTTACTGAAGTTTGATTTCCGACTTGATGCCCTGTTGTGTCTCTGATTATCTTCACTAAGATTCTCTATCATTTTGAAGAGAGATTTTCATCCTTTGCTGTGCGCCCTAGTGCATGGGAGTCTTGCACGCCTATGCAACAGCCAGGAGGCTGATCCTCCAAATCCTCGTTATCAGGTTCAACCTAGTAACGAGATACACGGGGACGTAGAGATAATGAGAAGGGGAGACTCAGAAGTTCAAATATCACCTTCAGAACTCGGAACTTCTAGTTTAGAACATGAAGTTTCTAATTTGAAACATGAAAATTCTCGTTTGAAACTAGAAAGTTCTGATTTATATCATGAAATTTCTCGCTTTAAATATAAAAGTTCTCGTTCGGAACATGAAGCTTCTCATTTGAAACTAGAAAGTTCTCATTTAGACCACGAAAGTTCTCGTTTAGAACCTGAAACCTCAGCTTCGGAAGCTCAAACTCTTAACCCCTCCTCCTTTGCGTCACTCTCCTCGCTAGTGAGGAGGGGTTAGAAGTGCGATCTCGTAACCATTCACAAAACTTTGTTACATTTAGACTTCTATGGAAAAAAGATTATTGTTGCTCAGCAATTCAACCAATGTTGGTGAAGAATATCTGTGTTATGCCCGTCAGGAAATTCAGAATTTTTTAGGAGAATCTGTCAAGAAAATTTTGTTTATACCCTTTGCAGGTGTTACTGCAAGTTTTAATGCATATACCAAAAAAGTTGGCCAAGTATTTAAAGATATCGGTTATGACATTGAAGCCATCCATCTAGCCGAAAATCATCATGAATTGATAAAAAAAGCAGAAGCTATAGTAATTGGGGGTGGAAACACTTTTTATCTAGCTCATTGGCTACACAAAATCGGAGTTCTCGAAACAATCAAAGAAAGAGTAAATAACGGAACACCTTATATTGGCTGGAGTGCAGGCTCAAATATTGCTTGTCCTACAATCAAAACAACTAACGATATGCCAATCATTGAACCTTTAAGTTTTAGCGGATTAAATCTAGTTCCTTTTCAGATAAATCCTCACTATACGGATGCAGTTATTCCAAATCATCATGGAGAAACAAGGGAAATAAGAATCAGAGAATTTTTAGTTGTAAATCCAGATGTTTACGTAGTTGGTTTAAAAGAAGGAACCATGTTAAAGATTGAAGATTCATCAATGAAATTGATTGGCAATCAAACAATGCGACTATTCAAGTTTAGAGAACCAATTGTTGAATACGATTCCAATTCCAACCTTGACTTTCTCTTAAGTGATTGTTGAAGAACAGCAGCAGTTGGTTCTTGCAACCATTCATAATCAGGCAGTTTCTTTAACTGGGTAAGGTATGAAGCCATCTGGCAATAAGTCATGCCCTTACCCGTTTCCTCATATTGAGTATTAGTTTTATTGAGGTAAAAATTCCAAACAAAACGAGCGCATCCAAAGTTTTGAGCTAAGGACACTTCCTGCTCTTTGTTTGGATAAATTCTCACCTTCAATACGTCTATAGGAATCCGGTTTGATTATTGAAAAAATCTACGTATCTTTTCAAAAATCAAATACTAGTCCTATAACATCAACATGATTTTGGAAACTGTAGTGGTAATATACTATTTACCGCTATTACTTGTCTTCTAATCAACCAACTACTGACTACTAACCTTCCTCAAGGTACTTCTATTGGAATCAAACCATTCTCCGGCAGATAATTACAAAAACGCCCTTCATCCGCAAATACTAAAATCAGACGTAGAGCATAATCTGGTTGAACTTGCAAATCTGCCCACGGTACTGCAATCTCTAAACAACGGTCTAAAGCTACTTGTGCCCGACTAGCACGCGGATGCCATTGATAATGCTCCGCCGCTTCTCGAAACTGAATCGATAGCGTCAGCAAATTAATTTCTAAATGATGGTGGAATAGGTAATTAACTGGCTCGACATCTGGCACTTCCGCCAAAGGAACAGGGCTGTTGTGCATTGTCATACCAGGATAGAACCACAACAAATTCAATTCTGCTGGCAAATCCCGTCCCGGTTGAACGCCGGATCTGAAATCTACCCGTAAATAAAAATTCAGGTGATCGACTCCATACCACAGGCGCTGGATAACACTGCTGCTGTGCATTGTTCCGCGTGCGCCGCCGATTTCTATGCGTCCGGCTTTATCCCAGTCTTGCTCATCTCCCTTACCATCAATGGCTGGATGAATAAAGCTTTCTGGACGGTGATCTGCTCGTGGGGCGTGGGATTCTACAGGTTGCCGCAAATAAGGGGGTATGGGTTCATTCAAAGCTTTGTAAATGCCACACAGATGTTCTCGAAATAACTGGTCAAAAATAGCATCCTGATTCGAGGAATGTCCTTCACCAAACCACCAGAACCAATCAGAACCCTCTGCTGCATACAAAGCTTCCCAGACTGCTGGGTTGTTTTCTTCTGTGGCTTCTGGATGGCTTGCCAGCATCGCCCGTGCTTCTGCTAAGTAGTCCCAAGCGCGATTTTTGGCGGGGTCGCCAATCCAGGTGGTAAAGCTGCCATCAACCCAGGAACCGCTGTGCAGTTGATTGGCGGGAATTGTCACCCTTGGCGGAAACTGTTCGAGAAATTCTGAGACTGTGACGAGTTTTAGGTGTGGTTCTCGCTCTAGGGTTGCATACAAAGCTTCTAAGAACGGTTTGCCATCTTGAGGGTAAAATTCCCAGCAATTCTCGCCATCCAAAGCGATGGTAACTAACCAAGGTTGTTCGCTGTGGTGTTCTCTTTGCATTCTGGCGATCGCTTGCAGGTGTCCGACTAAATCTGCTGCTGCCTGTTTTGGCGGCATAGAACCATAGGTGAAACCAATTAAATCCGATAATCTATGATCGCGGAAAACAATCGCCAAATCACCTGCTGGGGTTTCCAAGCGGTACGGTCGATACATTAACTCTGGTTCTTGGACATTACCCGCCCCATCGCGGTGAAAAAAGTGGCGTAGCGTCCATCCCAAGACGGCTTCGTCTGAGCAAATCCACTTAAATCCTTGTTTGCTAATATACGGTAATATCTCTGGACTTACTGACTGTTCCGATGGCCATAAACCACGCGGTTCTTGACCAAATCTATCTAAATATAAATTCCAAGCTTTATGCAAATGCCGCGGAATATCTTCTGGCCACTGAAATCGATATTTGGGCAAAGTCATATTTGGCACAGCTACCCGACCAGAATTAGTATCGGCAAGCAAGGGCAAAATCGGGTGAGTGTAGGGCGAAGTTAATACCTCAATCTGCCCTCGTTCTTGCATTTTCCGGTGTTGCGGGATGATGCGACCAAGGATGTCTCGCTGTTTAGAGTAAATTCGCTGGCGATCGCTTAAAGTAAAATTTCGACCCTGTTTTAACCACGTATCGATTTCTGGGTCATCCCAAAATAAAGGGTCAATCCAAGCCAGATTATGCCAAGCTAATAAGTCGCTGTAATCCTGTTCTTGCCAATTTGTCAAACACCAAGTTTGCCCTTGCTCCTGCCTTTGGCTATATAACTCGCGATAGCGGGGATGGGGGTCAATCAGAGTGTGGTGATTAGCATCAAAAAAGTGCTGGATAATAAATTCCCGCTGTTTTTGAGTCAGTTGTTCTGTAGGTGTGAGAGTAACTTCTAGGTAAGGGTCAAAGGCAGTACCTGCGATGTAATCTTCTAGCTGCAATATCAGCGATGGTACTAAATTCACGGCTTGGTGTAACTTAGGATACCGTTCTAGAAGAAGTACCAGATCCAGATAATCCTTAGTACCGTGCAAACGTACCCAAGGCAAGCGATACTGCTGAGATAAAGAAAGCGAAACGCCGCTGCGAGATTTGTACAGCGGCTGATGTTGATGCCAGATGAAAGCGACGTAGAGGGGATGAGACATAGGCTTATTTGGGGATTGGGGATTGGGGATTGGGAATTGGGAATTGGGAATTGGGAATTGGGAATTGGGAATTGGGAATTGGGAATTGGGAATTGGGAATTGGGAATTGGGCATTGGTTATTCTCCGCGTCCCCCTGCTCCCTTGTCCTCCTTGTTCTCTTTGTCTCCCTTGTCCCCTATCCCCGTTCCCCTTTCCCCTTTCCCCACTACCCATTACCCATTACCCATTACCTAAATTACTTGCTCAACTTCTGCAATTTCGGGAATCATTTCTTTGAGGCGACGTTCAATACCCATTCTCAGGGTCATTGTGGAACTTGGGCAAGCTCCGCAGGCTCCTTGCAACCGCAGCTTGACAATGGGGCCATCAAGTTCTACGAGTTCCACGTTGCCGCCATCAGACATGAGATAAGGACGCATTTCATCTAAGACAGTTTCTACATTTTCAGTTGTTAGTTCCATAGCTTCAGACCTCTTTTGAGAAGAAAATTTTATCTTCTATGTTTGTTAACTACATCCTAGTACAAGAAGGTAGAGAGCAGAGGGCAGCTATGTTGAAGGCTCATTGATGATCATTTGTTTTTTGTTTGGTATTCATAACTAATAACAAAGGACAAATGACTAAATAACTAAACAGCTGCTGATTTTATCAACTTGATATTAGAGTAATTGAACTCAGTAGTAGTTTTTTCTCCATCTATAACCTCTTGCACGACCTGCTTAGTCATGATGTAATAGTTGCCTATTTTTTCATAGGTGTCTTCAAATTTCAGAATGCTAGTAACTTGGTTGGTTTGCACGTTGTGGAAGGTGGCATCGTAGCGAGTGGGAATATAACCTTCACCTGTATCCAAACTTTCGTAAGTATCAATTACAAAATTCATGCGACCCATAACTCGACGCACTTGGCAAACTTGCCCATCCCGGATTTTATAATTAGAATCCATTGAGTCGCCCTTGACCAAGATTTCCACCGCATCGGTGTTGTCTGATTCACCGAAAACAAACTCGTGCTTGCCATGAGATTCCTCAAAAGGAGTGCGTTGGCGGTGAGTGACTATATCCTGCAACTGAGTATAAATACCTTCTTCGACTTGTGGATCGGTAACTCCCGTAACTTCTAGGCTCATATCGTGGTTAATGCGAATGTGTCCCGTGTAAACCTCTGCACCCTGCATTACTTGCACATCCGCACTATAGCCAGGAAAGTTTTTGTCCCAAGTGTAACGACTTTCGTAAGCGGTTTGGAATAACTCGCGGGCTGTGTTTGGAACTGTCATACAACCACTTTTGACTTCACCTTTCTCAGTTTAGTCTACTGAGGGATCAAATCTACTTTCATAGTCAAGAGTCAAGAGTCAA
It encodes:
- a CDS encoding alpha-hydroxy acid oxidase — encoded protein: MEELTSLENHLTKPLNLFEYEKQAKKCLSQMAWDYYASGAWDEITLRDNHAAFGRIKLRPRVLVDVSDRHLTTKILGHPLQMPLLIAPMAFQCLAHPEGELATAKAASAAGAGMVLSTMSTQSLEEVARAYHSLTSTAPVWFQLYIHRDRGLTRALVERAYASGYQALCVTVDAPVLGRRERDTRNQFALPPGLQLANLATLSGLNIPHQQGESGLFTYFAQQLDPAVTWGDLEWLQSICPLPLAIKGILRGDDAARAVACGAKAIIVSNHGGRQLDGAIASVDALAEVVAAVDGRAEVIVDGGIRRGTNILKALALGAKAVLVGRPVLWGLAVGGEAGVAHVIEILRDELDLAMALSGCAKLEDIDSSLIVVSR
- the pepE gene encoding dipeptidase PepE is translated as MEKRLLLLSNSTNVGEEYLCYARQEIQNFLGESVKKILFIPFAGVTASFNAYTKKVGQVFKDIGYDIEAIHLAENHHELIKKAEAIVIGGGNTFYLAHWLHKIGVLETIKERVNNGTPYIGWSAGSNIACPTIKTTNDMPIIEPLSFSGLNLVPFQINPHYTDAVIPNHHGETREIRIREFLVVNPDVYVVGLKEGTMLKIEDSSMKLIGNQTMRLFKFREPIVEYDSNSNLDFLLSDC
- a CDS encoding helix-turn-helix domain-containing protein, translated to MRIYPNKEQEVSLAQNFGCARFVWNFYLNKTNTQYEETGKGMTYCQMASYLTQLKKLPDYEWLQEPTAAVLQQSLKRKSRLELESYSTIGSLNLNSRIV
- a CDS encoding glycoside hydrolase, translated to MSHPLYVAFIWHQHQPLYKSRSGVSLSLSQQYRLPWVRLHGTKDYLDLVLLLERYPKLHQAVNLVPSLILQLEDYIAGTAFDPYLEVTLTPTEQLTQKQREFIIQHFFDANHHTLIDPHPRYRELYSQRQEQGQTWCLTNWQEQDYSDLLAWHNLAWIDPLFWDDPEIDTWLKQGRNFTLSDRQRIYSKQRDILGRIIPQHRKMQERGQIEVLTSPYTHPILPLLADTNSGRVAVPNMTLPKYRFQWPEDIPRHLHKAWNLYLDRFGQEPRGLWPSEQSVSPEILPYISKQGFKWICSDEAVLGWTLRHFFHRDGAGNVQEPELMYRPYRLETPAGDLAIVFRDHRLSDLIGFTYGSMPPKQAAADLVGHLQAIARMQREHHSEQPWLVTIALDGENCWEFYPQDGKPFLEALYATLEREPHLKLVTVSEFLEQFPPRVTIPANQLHSGSWVDGSFTTWIGDPAKNRAWDYLAEARAMLASHPEATEENNPAVWEALYAAEGSDWFWWFGEGHSSNQDAIFDQLFREHLCGIYKALNEPIPPYLRQPVESHAPRADHRPESFIHPAIDGKGDEQDWDKAGRIEIGGARGTMHSSSVIQRLWYGVDHLNFYLRVDFRSGVQPGRDLPAELNLLWFYPGMTMHNSPVPLAEVPDVEPVNYLFHHHLEINLLTLSIQFREAAEHYQWHPRASRAQVALDRCLEIAVPWADLQVQPDYALRLILVFADEGRFCNYLPENGLIPIEVP
- a CDS encoding NifU family protein gives rise to the protein MELTTENVETVLDEMRPYLMSDGGNVELVELDGPIVKLRLQGACGACPSSTMTLRMGIERRLKEMIPEIAEVEQVI
- a CDS encoding DUF3386 domain-containing protein, which produces MTVPNTARELFQTAYESRYTWDKNFPGYSADVQVMQGAEVYTGHIRINHDMSLEVTGVTDPQVEEGIYTQLQDIVTHRQRTPFEESHGKHEFVFGESDNTDAVEILVKGDSMDSNYKIRDGQVCQVRRVMGRMNFVIDTYESLDTGEGYIPTRYDATFHNVQTNQVTSILKFEDTYEKIGNYYIMTKQVVQEVIDGEKTTTEFNYSNIKLIKSAAV